In the Larus michahellis chromosome 6, bLarMic1.1, whole genome shotgun sequence genome, one interval contains:
- the LRIT1 gene encoding leucine-rich repeat, immunoglobulin-like domain and transmembrane domain-containing protein 1, with protein sequence MWILVSLLCCLTVGGLPQAGGSCPSQCSCAFHSLSEGTKARTVLCNDPEMTLTPVNIPVDTSKLRIEKTAIRRVPGEAFHGLHNLEYLWMPYNSLATLSGITFKGLRRLQELRLDGNDLISFPWETLADMPQLRLLDLHNNELTSIPPDAARYVRNITYLDLSSNKLMTLPQALIATWANLQSVPYFPNDNSKIILGLQDNPWVCDCSLYEMVHFLNFQSPNIAFIEPRLKCFTPRSLAGVFFSQVELRKCQSPVVHTSVAKVKTILGSTVLLRCGTTGVPIPELSWRRADGAQLNGTVHQEISSDGMSWSILGLPVVSYLDSGEYICKAKNFLGATEAFISLIITDSESTDDPNSNAKGAWSGKASGMEAAAYNDKLVARYIITTSTVPTLGAGVGTGEGLLPDVAQDSNPRNLLVSPPTGQQEPERIVRSVRVIGDTDQSITLAWKAPLAKNTTVFSVLYAIFGERDMRRINVEPGKTKVTIYGLLPKTKYIVCVCVKGLIPRKEQCIIFSTDEVVSAGGTQKLINVVVISVACVIAVPLTLVVCCGALKRRCKKCFVRKPKEIQESYVTFESLSPGAKAKGVEGEYLTRHTPDESNRLLSARSSVDSEAIPKIEGQPNEYFC encoded by the exons ATGTGGATCCTGGTGAGTTTGCTCTGCTGCTTAACGGTCGGAGGACTGCCACAGGCGGGTGGCTCGTGCCCATCACAGTGCAGCTGCGCCTTCCACAGCCTCAGCGAAGGGACGAAAGCCAG GACAGTGCTGTGTAATGACCCGGAGATGACCCTCACTCCTGTGAACATTCCTGTAGATACGTCCAAGCTTCGCATAGAAAAGACAGCCATCCGCAGGGTGCCAGGAGAGGCTTTCCATGGCCTCCACAACCTGGAGTACCTCTGGATGCCCTATAATTCCCTGGCCACCCTCAGTGGGATCACCTTCAAGGGCCTCCGTCGCTTGCAGGAGCTGAGGCTGGATGGGAACGACTTAATATCATTCCCCTGGGAAACCTTGGCTGACATGCCACAGCTAAGGCTTCTGGATTTACACAACAACGAACTTACCTCAATCCCTCCAGATGCTGCTCGTTATGTCAGGAATATCACATACCTGGACCTGTCTAGCAATAAGCTGATGACTCTTCCTCAGGCTCTTATTGCCACCTGGGCCAACCTCCAGTCTGTCCCTTACTTCCCCAACGATAACTCCAAGATCATCCTAG GCTTGCAAGACAATCCCTGGGTATGTGACTGCAGTCTCTATGAAATGGTCCATTTCCTAAATTTCCAGTCTCCTAACATAGCATTCATTGAGCCCAGGCTGAAATGCTTCACCCCCCGGAGCCTTGCAGGAGTCTTCTTCAGCCAAGTTGAGCTAAGGAAATGTCAAAGCCCTGTTGTACATACATCCGTAGCCAAAGTAAAGACCATCCTGGGCAGCACTGTGCTACTGCGATGTGGGACAACGGGGGTGCCCATTCCTGAGCTCAGCTGGAGAAGGGCTGATGGTGCTCAACTGAACGGCACAG ttCACCAAGAGATTTCCAGTGATGGGATGAGCTGGTCTATTCTGGGTCTGCCTGTAGTCTCTTATCTTGACTCTGGAGAGTACATCTgcaaagcaaagaattttctgggGGCAACAGAGGCGTTCATATCTCTCATCATCACGGACTCAGAAAGCACGGATGACCCCAACTCTAATGCCAAAGGTGCATGGAGCGGGAAGGCAAGCGGGATGGAGGCAGCTGCCTACAATGACAAGCTAGTGGCAAGGTACATTATCACCACCTCCACTGTGCCTACCCTGGGGGCTGGAGTGGGCACCGGAGAGGGCCTTCTCCCAGATGTGGCACAAGATAGCAACCCCAGAAACCTGCTGGTGAGCCCGCCTACTGGCCAGCAGGAGCCAGAGCGAATTGTGAGGTCCGTCAGGGTGATAGGAGACACAGATCAGAGTATCACCCTGGCCTGGAAGGCGCCTCTGGCAAAGAACACAACAGTGTTCAGTGTCCTCTATGCCATCTTTGGAGAGAGAGACATGCGTCGGATCAATGTGGAGCCAGGGAAGACAAAGGTCACCATTTATGGTCTGCTGCCAAAGACCAAATACAtcgtgtgtgtctgtgtgaaaGGGCTGATCCCCAGGAAGGAGCAATGCATCATATTTTCCACTGACGAAGTTGTCAGTGCAGGAGGGACCCAGAAGCTCATCAATGTGGTTGTCATCAGCGTGGCCTGTGTCATTGCTGTTCCTCTGACGCTGGTGGTCTGCTGCGGAGCACTGAAAAGGCGCTGCAAAAAATGCTTTGTGCGGAAACCCAAGGAAATTCAGGAGTCCTATGTCACCTTTGAAAGCCTGTCTCCTGGGGCCAAGGCAAAAGGCGTGGAAGGAGAATACTTGACTAGACATACTCCTGATGAGTCGAACAGGCTGCTGTCTGCCCGATCCAGCGTGGACTCAGAAGCAATACCAAAGATAGAGGGGCAACCTAATGAATACTTTTGCTGA